Proteins encoded in a region of the Pseudomonas viciae genome:
- a CDS encoding aspartate aminotransferase family protein, producing MNMPEHAAGSLASQLKLDAHWMPYTANRNFQRDPRLIVAAEGSWLQDDKGRKVYDSLSGLWTCGAGHTRKEIQEAVAKQLGTLDYSPGFQYGHPLSFQLAEKITSLTPGNLNHVFFTDSGSECADTAVKMVRAYWRLKGQATKTKMIGRARGYHGVNIAGTSLGGVNGNRKLFGQAMMDVDHLPHTLLASNAYSRGMPKEGGIALADELLKLIELHDASNIAAVFVEPMAGSAGVLVPPEGYLKRLREICDQHSILLVFDEVITGFGRTGSMFGADSFGVTPDLMCIAKQVTNGAIPMGAVIASSEIYQTFMNQPTPEYAVEFPHGYTYSAHPVACAAGLAALDLLQKENLVQSVAEVAPHFENALHGLKGSKNVIDIRNYGLAGAIQIAPRDGDAIVRPFEAGMALWKAGFYVRFGGDTLQFGPTFNSKPQDLDRLFDAVGEVLNKLD from the coding sequence ATGAACATGCCCGAACACGCTGCCGGTTCCCTGGCCAGTCAGCTCAAGCTTGATGCCCACTGGATGCCTTACACCGCCAACCGCAATTTCCAGCGCGACCCGCGTTTGATCGTCGCCGCCGAAGGCAGTTGGCTGCAGGATGACAAGGGACGTAAGGTCTACGACTCGCTGTCGGGCCTGTGGACCTGCGGTGCCGGGCACACGCGCAAGGAAATCCAGGAAGCGGTCGCCAAGCAGTTGGGCACTCTCGATTACTCGCCGGGTTTCCAATACGGCCATCCGCTGTCGTTCCAACTGGCGGAAAAAATCACCAGCCTGACCCCGGGCAATCTCAATCATGTGTTCTTTACCGACTCCGGTTCCGAGTGCGCCGATACCGCGGTGAAAATGGTCCGCGCTTACTGGCGTCTCAAGGGCCAGGCGACCAAGACCAAGATGATCGGCCGTGCCCGTGGCTATCACGGCGTGAACATTGCTGGGACCAGCCTTGGTGGCGTCAACGGTAATCGCAAGCTGTTCGGCCAGGCGATGATGGATGTCGACCATTTGCCTCATACCTTGCTGGCGAGCAATGCGTATTCCCGGGGCATGCCGAAGGAGGGTGGCATCGCCTTGGCCGATGAGCTGTTGAAGCTGATCGAACTGCACGATGCCTCCAACATCGCTGCAGTATTCGTCGAGCCAATGGCCGGGTCGGCGGGCGTGCTGGTGCCGCCTGAGGGGTACCTCAAGCGCCTGCGGGAAATCTGCGACCAGCACAGTATCCTGCTGGTGTTCGATGAAGTGATCACCGGTTTCGGTCGCACCGGTTCGATGTTCGGTGCCGATAGTTTTGGCGTGACCCCGGACCTGATGTGCATCGCCAAGCAAGTCACCAATGGCGCGATCCCCATGGGCGCGGTGATTGCCAGCTCGGAGATCTATCAGACCTTCATGAATCAGCCGACCCCCGAGTACGCGGTGGAATTCCCCCATGGCTACACCTACTCGGCGCACCCGGTGGCCTGTGCGGCAGGCTTGGCGGCATTGGACCTGTTGCAAAAGGAAAACCTGGTGCAGAGCGTGGCCGAGGTCGCGCCGCATTTCGAGAATGCCTTGCACGGTTTGAAGGGCTCGAAGAACGTTATCGATATTCGCAACTATGGCTTGGCCGGGGCGATCCAGATCGCGCCGCGCGATGGCGATGCGATCGTGCGCCCGTTCGAGGCCGGCATGGCGTTGTGGAAAGCTGGGTTCTACGTACGTTTCGGCGGCGACACCCTGCAGTTCGGGCCAACGTTCAACAGCAAGCCGCAGGACCTGGATCGTCTGTTTGACGCAGTGGGCGAAGTGCTGAACAAACTCGACTGA
- a CDS encoding CoA-acylating methylmalonate-semialdehyde dehydrogenase yields MSLIPHLINGELLSDSARTADVFNPSTGQAIHKVPLADRATIQQAIDAAKAAFPAWRNTPAAKRAQVMFRFKQLLEQNESRIAQLISEEHGKTLEDAAGELKRGIENVEFACAAPEILKGEYSRNVGPNIDAWSDFQPLGVVAGITPFNFPAMVPLWMYPLAIVCGNCFILKPSERDPSSTLLIAQLLLEAGLPKGVLSVVHGDKAAVDALIEAPEVKALSFVGSTPIAEYIYAEGTRRGKRVQALGGAKNHAVLMPDADLDNAVSALMGAAYGSCGERCMAISVAVCVGDQVADALVAKLVPQIQSLKIGAGTSCGLDMGPLVTGQHRDKVSGYIEDGVAAGAALVVDGRGLSVAGHEEGFFLGGCLFDRVTPEMRIYKEEIFGPVLCIVRVNSLEEAMQLINDHEYGNGTCIFTRDGEAARLFCDEIEVGMVGVNVPLPVPVAYHSFGGWKRSLFGDLHAYGPDGVRFYTRRKAITQRWPQRASHEASQFAFPSL; encoded by the coding sequence ATGAGCCTCATTCCGCATTTGATCAATGGCGAACTGTTGAGCGACAGCGCTCGTACGGCTGACGTGTTCAACCCGTCCACTGGCCAGGCGATTCACAAGGTGCCATTGGCTGATCGCGCGACCATCCAGCAGGCCATCGACGCTGCCAAGGCGGCTTTCCCGGCTTGGCGCAACACCCCGGCGGCCAAGCGTGCGCAGGTGATGTTTCGTTTCAAGCAGTTGCTGGAGCAGAACGAGTCGCGCATTGCCCAGTTGATCAGCGAAGAACACGGCAAGACATTGGAAGACGCGGCCGGTGAGCTCAAGCGCGGCATCGAGAACGTCGAGTTCGCCTGCGCGGCGCCGGAGATTCTGAAGGGCGAGTACAGCCGTAACGTAGGACCGAACATCGACGCCTGGTCAGATTTTCAGCCTCTGGGAGTGGTGGCGGGCATTACACCGTTCAACTTCCCGGCGATGGTGCCGCTGTGGATGTATCCGCTGGCGATCGTGTGCGGGAACTGCTTCATCCTCAAGCCGTCCGAGCGCGACCCGAGCTCGACGTTGCTGATTGCCCAGTTGCTGTTGGAGGCCGGTTTGCCCAAGGGCGTGCTGAGCGTCGTGCATGGCGACAAGGCCGCCGTGGATGCACTGATCGAAGCGCCGGAAGTGAAGGCGCTGAGTTTTGTCGGTTCGACGCCGATTGCTGAATACATCTACGCCGAGGGCACTCGACGCGGTAAACGCGTCCAGGCGCTGGGTGGGGCAAAGAATCATGCGGTATTGATGCCGGATGCCGATCTGGACAACGCCGTCAGCGCACTGATGGGCGCGGCGTACGGTTCATGCGGTGAGCGTTGCATGGCGATTTCGGTGGCGGTGTGTGTGGGCGACCAAGTGGCGGATGCGCTGGTAGCCAAGTTGGTGCCGCAGATTCAGTCGCTGAAGATCGGCGCAGGCACATCTTGCGGGTTGGACATGGGGCCACTCGTGACGGGGCAGCATCGCGACAAGGTCAGTGGCTATATAGAAGACGGCGTGGCGGCGGGTGCTGCGCTGGTGGTCGATGGTCGTGGCTTGAGCGTGGCCGGCCATGAAGAAGGTTTCTTCCTGGGTGGCTGCCTGTTCGATCGCGTCACACCCGAGATGCGTATCTATAAGGAAGAGATCTTCGGGCCGGTGCTGTGCATCGTCCGGGTCAACAGCCTGGAAGAGGCGATGCAACTGATCAACGATCACGAGTATGGCAACGGTACTTGCATCTTTACCCGTGATGGCGAGGCGGCGCGGTTGTTCTGCGATGAGATCGAGGTCGGCATGGTGGGGGTCAACGTTCCATTGCCGGTGCCAGTTGCCTATCACAGCTTTGGCGGCTGGAAGCGTTCGCTGTTCGGCGACCTGCACGCCTACGGCCCGGATGGGGTTCGTTTCTATACCCGTCGCAAGGCCATTACTCAGCGCTGGCCGCAGCGTGCAAGCCATGAAGCATCACAGTTCGCTTTCCCCAGCTTGTAA